GAATGGCGCACGATCGGCTCATAAAGATGCTTCCACGCGAAACGCGGGAACATGAAGGTCTTGTAATAGAACCCCGCCGGGAAGAACCGCGCCAAGCGGTTGTTGATCGCCCCCACATCGAAGTTAAGGCTCGGCCAGTGGTTCTGGCTGGCGGCTTCAAGGCCGGGGAAAATCTCTGTCGTCGTGGCGCGCTGGTTTGGCTCAAACCGCGTCCCCCGGCCAAGCCCGACAAGCGCGTTCGGCTCTTCCGCGCCGCTTGCCACCACGCCGCGCGGGCGGTGATACTTGAAACTGCGCCCCATCAGCATCTGGTCATTGGCCAGCAACGCCGCGGCCAGCGTGTCGCCTTCAAACCCCGCCATGCGCTTGCCGTTGAAGCTGAATTCAATCTTTTGCGACCGGTCAATCCGCCGCCCGCCCTGCGCCAAACGCGTGCTCATGCGCACATCCTTTCGTTGCTCTTGCCGGGGCGCAAAGCGGCCCGGCATGCGCCCGCCCGCCCCATGGCGGGCGCATTCTGCGCCCACCCGGGCTGGCGCATACCTGCGTCGGGCAGGTCCAATACGCTCATGAAAATCCGCTTCCCGCGCCAAGCAGCGCCCGCGCCCGAACAGCACCGCAGGTGCCGGACGCGCGCAGGCCCGTCCCGGCGGGTCGGCGCTTTGGTGACGTGCGCCCGCAGATCACGCGGCGTGCGGATTTGACAGAGATAAACTGCGCCGTTCAAACCGTGTTGCGCCGCCCCACGGGCCTGCGCACGCCCGGCGCCACGCCGCTGCGCCACGCCTACGCTCATGAAAATTCCCTCCAGCGCCAACCGGGGCGCTTGGCACTGATCTTGTCCCTGATCTCCTGCGGCGGTTCGGTGGTCTGCGCGCTATAGCTGCCGAACACCTCAAGCGTCGCCGTGCAGCGCGCCACATGAAACCACTTGCCGCAACCGTTGACATGCCGCCACCGCTCAAGATGTACGCCCTTGGGGTTTTCCCGGCCAAACAGATAGCCCTCAAACTCCGCATCGCCCGAGCCGGGGCCGAAACGCTTGAGATGCGCCTCCCCGCCGCCGTGAAATTCAGTCTCTTCCGCGCGCACCCCACAGCAGGGGCAGTCCAGTATCAGCATGGGGTCCCTCGAAACGCAAAAACGGCAGGCACCGCGCGGTGCCCACCGTTGATTTCTCTGGCGCTCCGGCCTGCGCCGGGAGCAATTCCAATAACAGTATCAGTTGTTGTCGGCAGGTGCCGGGGCAGTGTCGGCAGGTGCCGGAGCCGTGTCAGCAGGCGCCGGTGCCGAATCGGCAGGTGCCGAGTCGCTGGCGGCTGGTGCCTCGATGCTGATATTGGTGTCGCCGTCATTCGCCGCGCCGTCACCGGACATGCCGAAATCCCCGCCGGTGAAAATCCACGCGAGAACAAGGATGGCAACGACAACGCCGCCAAGGATAAAGGCGAGGCTAGCGTTGCTTCCGGACCTGACGTCATTTCTTTCAACCCGGTCGCGCACGACGGTGTTGCTGTGATCGCTGTTGTGATCGGCCATGATAAGCCCTCCGTTTTGTGAAGCTTCCCTCCACAAACGCGTGCCCATCGGCTTGGGTTCCGATCTGGTGCCAAAAGCGGCGGATTCCCGCAAAGCGTGGCCCAAATACGCGCCTTTTCAGCTAAAGCCGTCAATGTGCCACCCCCGCCGCCGTGACATGCGGTCTGTTCCACGCGCGCCCCGCAATATGGGCCATCAAGGACTAGCATGGCATGGCTTTCCGTTGATTACGCACGCGCGCAGCGCCGGGCCCTGCCCCAACGCACGTGAAACGAGCAGGCACCTTGCGGCCCCCGCTCGTAAGAGTGGTGGTGAATAGCGTTTCTTGGCGCTCAGTCCGCCGCAGGTTGCGCCGGGGCGCTGCTGTCCACAGCGGGCGCTGTGCTTGTCGGCTGTTCGGGCACCGCACCGGCCTCACCGGAGCCGTTCGTTGCCGTGCCGCCGCCCATGAAGCCAAACAGCACCAAGACGGCAAGTACAATTGCCACGACAACCAAAAGCCCCAGCGATCCCCGTCGGGGCGAAGTTCCGTGTTTGGCCGCGTTGGTTTCGTAATCGAAATTTGCCATGGTCCATCCTCCTTTCGAGAATGCACCCATGGTTCCCTACCCGGCACAGCCTGACCAGATTGAGCGGAAATCCCCGGTGAATCTGCGCGAAAACCCGCGTTTTTCTGCACCTGCATTCGGCCAGCCCCCGCCGATTGCACGGCTTTGCCCGCCCGATCAAACGTCAACGCCCAGCCCATCAATGCGCCACCCCCGCCGCCACGCTTTCGTCGATGAAGCGCCCCTCGCGGAACCGGTCCAGCCCGAATGCCGCCGTCAGCGGGGAATGCCCGGTCGCCATCAGCTCTGCCATGCCCCAGCCCGAACCGGGGATCGACTTGAACCCGCCTGTGCCCCAGCCACAGTTGATGAAACAACTCTCAAGCGGGGTTTTCGACAGGATTGGCGAACGATCCCCCGTCATATCGACGATCCCGCCCCATTGCCGCAGCATCTTCAGGCGCGAGATCATCGGGAACGTCTCGACCAGCGCGCGTACGGTTTCCTCGATATGATGGAAAGAGCCCCGCTGGGTGTAGTTGTTATACCCATCCGCGCCACCGCCTATCACCATCTCGCCCTTGTCCGACTGGCTCATATAGCCATGCACGGTGTTGGCCATCACCACGATGTCCATGCAAGGCTTGATCGGCTCGCTGACCAGCGCCTGCAGCGCCACGCTCTCGATCGGCAGACGGAAACCCGCCATTTCGGCCAGCACGCCGGAATGCCCCGCCACCACAATGCCAAGCTTGCCGCAATCAATCGCGCCCTTGGTGGTGTCCACACCCACGACCTTGCCGCCCTCTCGGCGCACGCCGGTCACTTCGCATTGCTGAAGGATGTCCATCCCCATGTCGGAACACGCCCGCGCATAGCCCCACGCCACCGCGTCATGGCGCGCGGTGCCGCCGCGTGCCTGCCACAAGCCGCCCAGCACCGGATAACGCGGCCCGCCAGTCTCGATGATCGGGACCAGCTCCTTCACCCGCTGGGGGCCGACAAACTCCGTCTCCACCCCTTGCAACGCATTGGCGTGGGCGGTGCGGGTATAGCCGCGCACCTCCGCCTCCGTCTGCGCCAGCATCAACACGCCGCGCGGGCTGAACATCACGTTATAGTTCAGATCCTGGCTCAACCCCTCGTAAAGCGAACGCGCCTTCTCATAAATCGCCGCCGACGGGTCTTGCAGGTAATTCGAGCGGATGATCGTGGTGTTGCGCCCGGTATTGCCACCGCCAAGCCAGCCTTTTTCAATGATGGCTACATTGGTGATGCCAAAGTTGCGCCCAAGGTAATACGCCGTGGCCAATCCATGCCCACCTGCACCCACGATCACCACGTCGTAACGCGGCTTCGGTTCAGG
This is a stretch of genomic DNA from Aquicoccus sp. G2-2. It encodes these proteins:
- a CDS encoding sarcosine oxidase subunit beta family protein, translated to MRRYSAFAVAREAARYHQGWERAWRSPEPKPRYDVVIVGAGGHGLATAYYLGRNFGITNVAIIEKGWLGGGNTGRNTTIIRSNYLQDPSAAIYEKARSLYEGLSQDLNYNVMFSPRGVLMLAQTEAEVRGYTRTAHANALQGVETEFVGPQRVKELVPIIETGGPRYPVLGGLWQARGGTARHDAVAWGYARACSDMGMDILQQCEVTGVRREGGKVVGVDTTKGAIDCGKLGIVVAGHSGVLAEMAGFRLPIESVALQALVSEPIKPCMDIVVMANTVHGYMSQSDKGEMVIGGGADGYNNYTQRGSFHHIEETVRALVETFPMISRLKMLRQWGGIVDMTGDRSPILSKTPLESCFINCGWGTGGFKSIPGSGWGMAELMATGHSPLTAAFGLDRFREGRFIDESVAAGVAH
- a CDS encoding sarcosine oxidase subunit delta, translated to MLILDCPCCGVRAEETEFHGGGEAHLKRFGPGSGDAEFEGYLFGRENPKGVHLERWRHVNGCGKWFHVARCTATLEVFGSYSAQTTEPPQEIRDKISAKRPGWRWREFS